In Lactobacillus sp. PV012, one genomic interval encodes:
- the udk gene encoding uridine kinase codes for MQKNKQPIVIGIAGGSGSGKTTIAHEIYERLHQNDHMLILTQDSYYKNNDNLSMAERQKINYDHPDAFDMPLLTKQLKQLMNRQAIEMPVYDFTAHTRSKETVHTEPADIIILEGILVLSDKQLRDLMSIKIFVDTDDDIRFIRRLERDTQERGRTMDSVITQYLATVKPMYHQFLEPTKRYADIIVPEGGENDVAIDMLTTKLRSVLANK; via the coding sequence ATGCAAAAAAATAAACAACCCATTGTAATTGGAATCGCTGGTGGATCAGGTAGTGGTAAAACTACTATTGCTCACGAAATCTATGAAAGATTACATCAAAATGATCATATGTTGATTTTGACACAAGATTCTTACTACAAAAATAACGATAATCTTTCTATGGCAGAACGCCAAAAGATTAACTATGATCATCCAGATGCTTTTGACATGCCATTACTAACTAAACAACTTAAGCAACTAATGAATCGTCAGGCTATTGAAATGCCAGTTTATGATTTTACTGCTCACACTCGCAGTAAAGAAACTGTTCATACTGAGCCAGCTGATATTATCATCTTAGAAGGAATTTTAGTTCTATCTGATAAACAACTTCGCGACTTAATGAGCATTAAGATTTTTGTTGATACTGACGATGACATTCGGTTTATTCGTCGGCTAGAACGTGATACCCAAGAACGTGGACGAACAATGGATTCAGTCATTACGCAATACTTAGCAACAGTTAAGCCAATGTATCACCAATTTTTGGAACCAACTAAACGTTACGCTGATATCATTGTTCCTGAAGGTGGAGAAAATGATGTCGCAATTGATATGTTAACCACTAAACTTCGTTCTGTTTTGGCAAATAAATAA
- a CDS encoding amino acid ABC transporter permease: protein MENFIHAYSWVDIRFLLQGLWVTIYVSLISIVLSFVVGLVLGFVRNMNVKILSPIVGFCIDIIRNLPLLLIIFFTYFGLPELGIITNPTVASIIALVIFEGAMLAEIVRSGINAVPQGQMEGARSNGMTYMQAMYHVILPQALHKMIPALLSQFVSLVKDTSLATIIVLPELLFHAQIIYSQNTTYLIPMYLIISVMYFVVCFSLSIFASHLQKKYNN from the coding sequence ATGGAAAACTTTATACACGCGTATTCATGGGTTGACATTCGTTTCCTTTTGCAAGGTTTATGGGTGACAATTTATGTTTCATTAATTTCAATTGTTCTTAGTTTTGTAGTGGGGCTAGTATTAGGTTTTGTCCGAAATATGAATGTCAAGATCCTATCTCCAATAGTTGGTTTTTGTATTGATATAATCAGAAATCTACCTCTATTATTAATAATCTTCTTTACTTATTTTGGCTTACCAGAATTAGGAATTATTACTAATCCTACAGTAGCTTCAATTATTGCGTTGGTAATTTTTGAAGGGGCAATGTTAGCTGAAATTGTAAGAAGTGGTATTAATGCTGTTCCTCAAGGACAAATGGAAGGTGCTCGCTCTAATGGGATGACATATATGCAGGCGATGTATCATGTGATATTACCGCAAGCACTTCATAAAATGATTCCAGCACTATTATCACAATTTGTTTCCTTAGTAAAAGATACTTCACTTGCAACGATTATTGTATTGCCAGAATTATTATTCCACGCACAAATAATCTATAGTCAAAATACTACTTATTTAATTCCAATGTATTTGATTATCTCAGTAATGTATTTTGTGGTTTGTTTCTCACTTTCAATTTTTGCAAGCCATTTACAAAAGAAATATAACAATTAA
- a CDS encoding amino acid ABC transporter permease — protein sequence MINILINHWSEFLNGFWNTILCSIIALFFSLILGVGFALLEVAPPKFGRVIARIYIELFRNIPLLVITMVFYLVIPQFWVKISGFVAGTIGLTLYTSAFIAETVRSGINSVGEGQMEGARSNGMTYTQAMRYVILPQAMKIVIPPLGNQFVNLIKNSSVLAFVAGFDLMYQADVIALSSFQTINTYIVVGLFYLVLTLPLSYYMRHLEKKLSR from the coding sequence ATGATAAATATCCTAATAAACCATTGGTCTGAATTCCTAAATGGATTTTGGAATACAATTTTGTGTAGTATAATTGCCTTATTTTTCAGTTTGATTTTAGGAGTGGGATTTGCACTTTTAGAAGTAGCTCCACCAAAATTTGGAAGAGTAATTGCAAGAATCTACATTGAATTATTTCGTAATATTCCTTTATTAGTTATCACAATGGTATTTTATTTGGTAATCCCACAATTTTGGGTTAAGATTTCTGGATTTGTGGCTGGAACGATCGGATTAACTCTTTATACTTCAGCATTCATTGCGGAAACTGTAAGATCAGGAATTAATTCAGTTGGTGAAGGACAAATGGAAGGTGCTCGCTCCAACGGGATGACTTATACTCAAGCAATGCGTTATGTGATTTTGCCACAAGCAATGAAAATTGTAATTCCTCCTTTAGGAAACCAATTTGTCAACTTGATTAAGAATTCATCTGTGTTAGCCTTTGTGGCCGGCTTTGACTTAATGTATCAAGCAGATGTAATTGCCTTGTCATCTTTCCAAACGATTAATACTTACATTGTAGTTGGACTATTTTACTTAGTTTTAACTTTGCCTTTAAGTTATTATATGCGTCACTTGGAAAAGAAATTGTCTCGATAA
- a CDS encoding transporter substrate-binding domain-containing protein, whose translation MKKKYRFLMLSFLALFLLALTACGKSSRKQNVYKKIQQTKTITWGVRADTRLFGLMSTKTGKIEGFEIDLAKALTKQMLGKKGKAKFVQTSPKTRIPLLRNGNIDIILATMTITPERQKQVDFTKPYFPAGQALLVPKNSKIKNIRQLNGKTVLAVKGTTAVENVAKFAPKAKVLEYDDYGQAFTALKAGQGQAMTTDNGILAGIAAENPGYKLVGGTFTHEPYGMAVDKGQPQLLEHLNSALNELKKDGTYQKISKKWFGNVAGIEY comes from the coding sequence ATGAAGAAAAAATATCGATTTTTAATGTTAAGTTTTTTAGCATTATTTTTATTAGCTTTAACCGCTTGTGGAAAAAGTAGCCGCAAGCAGAATGTTTATAAAAAAATTCAACAGACAAAAACCATTACTTGGGGAGTTCGAGCTGATACGCGTTTGTTTGGATTAATGAGTACAAAAACTGGAAAAATTGAAGGATTTGAAATTGATCTTGCCAAGGCCCTTACCAAGCAAATGTTAGGTAAAAAGGGGAAAGCGAAGTTTGTTCAAACAAGTCCTAAAACTCGTATTCCATTATTAAGGAATGGAAATATTGATATTATTTTGGCAACAATGACAATAACACCTGAAAGACAAAAGCAGGTAGACTTTACTAAACCCTATTTTCCAGCAGGCCAAGCCCTTTTAGTGCCGAAGAATTCTAAGATTAAAAATATTCGGCAATTAAATGGAAAGACAGTTTTAGCTGTTAAAGGAACAACTGCTGTAGAAAATGTGGCTAAATTCGCCCCCAAGGCTAAAGTATTAGAATATGATGATTATGGTCAAGCCTTTACTGCATTAAAAGCCGGTCAGGGCCAAGCAATGACAACTGATAACGGAATTTTAGCGGGAATTGCCGCAGAAAATCCAGGTTATAAGTTAGTTGGGGGAACATTTACTCACGAACCATATGGAATGGCTGTAGACAAGGGACAACCTCAATTACTTGAGCATTTAAATAGTGCACTCAATGAATTAAAAAAGGATGGAACTTATCAGAAAATATCTAAAAAATGGTTCGGTAATGTAGCAGGAATTGAGTATTAA
- a CDS encoding amino acid ABC transporter ATP-binding protein gives MAAIIEFKDVNKYYGKLHALKNINLSIEEGQVVSIIGPSGSGKSTLIRTMNGLEKINSGELIVTGKNIANKKTDLNDIRKDVGMVFQHFNLYENHTVLENITLAPKIVLKRPDAENKQMAMDLLKKVGLEDKADYYPKQLSGGQKQRVAIARSLAMSPKVILFDEPTSALDPEMIQDVLDVMKFVADQGLTMVVVTHEMGFARQVGDRLIFFDKGQIIEDEKPEEFFEHPKSERARQFLSKVITEKLGG, from the coding sequence ATGGCTGCGATTATTGAATTTAAAGATGTAAATAAATATTATGGTAAACTTCATGCTTTAAAAAATATTAATCTATCCATTGAAGAAGGTCAGGTTGTAAGTATTATTGGTCCTTCTGGTTCAGGAAAAAGTACTTTAATAAGAACAATGAATGGATTAGAAAAAATTAATTCAGGTGAACTAATTGTCACTGGAAAAAACATTGCCAATAAAAAAACTGACTTAAATGACATTCGTAAGGATGTAGGAATGGTATTTCAACACTTTAACTTATATGAAAATCATACTGTGCTTGAAAATATTACTTTAGCTCCGAAGATTGTACTTAAACGTCCAGATGCAGAAAATAAGCAAATGGCAATGGACTTACTCAAAAAAGTAGGTCTTGAAGATAAGGCAGATTACTACCCTAAGCAACTCTCTGGTGGACAGAAGCAACGTGTTGCAATTGCTCGTTCACTTGCAATGAGTCCAAAGGTAATTTTATTTGATGAACCAACAAGTGCTCTTGACCCTGAAATGATTCAGGACGTATTAGATGTAATGAAATTTGTCGCTGATCAGGGATTAACGATGGTAGTAGTAACTCATGAAATGGGCTTTGCACGTCAAGTTGGTGATCGATTAATTTTCTTTGATAAAGGTCAAATTATTGAAGATGAAAAACCAGAAGAATTTTTTGAACATCCAAAAAGTGAACGTGCTCGCCAATTCTTAAGTAAAGTAATTACTGAAAAATTAGGTGGCTAA
- a CDS encoding transporter substrate-binding domain-containing protein, whose amino-acid sequence MLSACGRKSVKQEVTESDKIVWGVKADTRLFGLMSIKDGKIEGFEIDLANALTKKILGSQGKAEFIQTTTKTKIPLLKNGNIDAVLAAMTITPERKKEVSFSKPYFQAGQSLLVPKTSNIKSVKDLNKKGVVVLAVKGTTAVANIKKFAPKAKTLEYDDYGQAFTALKAGQGKALTSDSGILAGLAKESSGYKLVGGTFTSEPYGIAVNKGQTKFLDKINQALQSLRKDGTYDRLVRKWFGNISGFDIKAAEKE is encoded by the coding sequence ATGTTGAGTGCTTGTGGGAGAAAAAGTGTAAAGCAAGAAGTAACAGAATCGGATAAGATTGTTTGGGGGGTAAAGGCTGATACAAGATTATTTGGATTGATGAGTATCAAAGATGGAAAAATTGAAGGATTTGAAATTGATTTAGCTAATGCCTTAACTAAAAAAATACTTGGCAGTCAGGGTAAAGCAGAATTTATTCAAACCACCACTAAGACTAAAATTCCTCTATTGAAGAATGGAAATATTGATGCAGTTTTAGCAGCAATGACTATAACTCCAGAAAGAAAAAAAGAGGTCAGTTTCTCCAAGCCTTATTTTCAAGCTGGTCAGTCATTGTTAGTTCCAAAAACATCAAATATTAAGTCAGTCAAGGACTTAAATAAAAAAGGCGTAGTTGTACTAGCTGTAAAGGGGACAACTGCTGTAGCTAATATAAAGAAGTTTGCTCCTAAGGCTAAAACTCTTGAGTATGATGATTACGGCCAAGCTTTCACTGCTTTAAAGGCAGGACAAGGAAAGGCCTTAACCAGTGATAGTGGTATTTTAGCTGGGTTAGCGAAGGAAAGTTCGGGTTATAAGCTAGTAGGAGGGACTTTTACAAGTGAACCATACGGAATTGCAGTTAATAAAGGACAGACAAAATTTTTAGATAAAATCAATCAAGCCCTACAGTCTCTAAGAAAAGATGGGACTTATGATCGTCTCGTAAGAAAATGGTTTGGTAATATTTCTGGGTTTGATATCAAAGCTGCAGAGAAAGAATAG
- a CDS encoding MarR family transcriptional regulator, translated as MLNQEIEKLNTLIIRASKAYEKWYEKVNLPGYLIFILHELLLKKKLSQRELVALSSYPKQSINKGIHLLKEQGYLYLVPLKKDSRVKSCRLTEEGEKYAEKLLEPLLDLESKTAQIMGVKKMEQLTSLMEEWRNIFLKLLKDESKED; from the coding sequence ATGCTAAATCAAGAAATTGAAAAGTTAAATACATTAATTATTCGAGCAAGTAAAGCTTATGAAAAGTGGTATGAAAAAGTTAATTTACCTGGATATTTAATTTTTATCTTGCATGAGCTACTTCTTAAAAAGAAGCTAAGCCAGCGAGAATTAGTAGCATTATCCAGCTACCCTAAACAATCAATTAATAAAGGAATTCATCTCTTAAAAGAGCAAGGGTATCTTTATTTAGTGCCCTTAAAGAAAGATAGCCGTGTAAAATCATGCAGGCTAACAGAAGAAGGAGAGAAGTATGCAGAAAAATTATTGGAACCACTACTTGATTTAGAGTCAAAAACTGCTCAGATAATGGGAGTTAAAAAGATGGAACAACTTACATCATTAATGGAAGAATGGCGCAATATCTTTCTAAAGTTATTAAAAGATGAAAGTAAAGAAGATTAA
- a CDS encoding LLM class flavin-dependent oxidoreductase, which produces MKYSILNLAPLRQKENYAQAIDVMIQLAQKAEDWGYERYWIAEHHNAMGMASAATTILMDETLAKTKKIRVGSGGIMLPNHSPYVVAEQFGTLETMFPNRVDLGLGRAPGTDMQTAVALRRKNLDSNFEEDVKELEGYFKDTNKVHAYPAANLNVPFYILGSSTDSAHLAAKLGLPYAFASHFAPAMLIDAVKIYRQEFKPSKYLAKPYVIIGVNAYLADTNEEAKKLVTTQTQAFLNIVLGNSSALQPPVASNQEVWDNYSEEKLGKVSPHFGPIKFDPDDLIGQEKAVVERMGAVTLVGTKQEVKQQLMNLKAQVDFDEIIVNSLVFDEQAFFHSYELLAQTVKEINSKN; this is translated from the coding sequence ATGAAATATTCTATTTTAAATTTAGCTCCATTAAGGCAAAAGGAAAATTATGCCCAAGCAATTGACGTTATGATTCAGTTAGCTCAAAAAGCAGAAGATTGGGGTTATGAACGTTATTGGATTGCAGAACACCATAACGCTATGGGGATGGCTAGTGCTGCGACAACTATTTTGATGGATGAAACCTTAGCGAAAACTAAAAAGATTCGTGTTGGTTCAGGGGGTATTATGTTACCTAATCACAGTCCTTATGTTGTTGCTGAACAATTTGGAACTTTAGAAACAATGTTTCCAAATCGGGTAGATTTAGGGTTAGGTAGAGCTCCTGGTACAGATATGCAAACTGCAGTAGCACTACGTAGAAAGAATTTAGATAGTAACTTTGAAGAGGATGTAAAGGAATTAGAAGGTTACTTTAAAGATACGAATAAGGTGCATGCATATCCTGCGGCGAATTTAAATGTACCGTTTTATATCTTAGGTTCAAGTACAGATAGTGCTCACCTTGCTGCTAAGTTAGGCTTGCCTTATGCTTTTGCATCCCATTTTGCGCCTGCAATGTTAATTGATGCAGTAAAAATTTATCGACAAGAATTTAAACCTTCAAAATACTTGGCAAAACCTTATGTAATTATTGGAGTAAATGCTTATCTAGCTGATACCAATGAAGAAGCAAAAAAATTAGTTACTACTCAGACACAAGCATTTTTAAATATTGTTTTGGGTAATAGTAGTGCATTGCAGCCACCAGTAGCTTCTAACCAAGAGGTTTGGGATAACTATAGCGAAGAAAAATTAGGAAAAGTCAGTCCTCACTTTGGGCCAATAAAATTTGATCCAGATGACTTAATTGGTCAAGAAAAAGCTGTAGTTGAGAGAATGGGTGCCGTAACGTTAGTTGGAACCAAGCAGGAAGTTAAACAACAGTTAATGAATTTAAAAGCTCAGGTTGATTTCGACGAAATTATTGTTAACAGTTTGGTGTTTGATGAACAAGCATTTTTCCATTCTTATGAGCTTTTGGCACAGACGGTGAAAGAAATAAATTCAAAAAATTAG
- a CDS encoding basic amino acid/polyamine antiporter — MTKSNSRKIGLFGLIAMVVGAMIGGGIFDIPQNMAASSSLGAVIIAWILTGIGMMGLAFTFKILAEERPDLNIGIYSYARAGFGRYVGFNSAWGYWIEAITGNVAYAVMLNDSFGHYFPVLLKHQWPTVIFGIVLIWIYNFLVLNGVKEASFVNNITVVIKFISLAVILVCMFIFFRFPTFFWGFWGQGLHLGNFMEQVKAPMLVTLWCFIGIEGAVVISNHAKNKSDVGKATVIGYLTSLVAYVMISIVAYGIYHQPHLSKLTDPSTAYLMKNLLGPWFVDFVTISVIISVGGSWIAWTVMMAQLPYAAAKGHVLPSFFAHENKKKVPSVSLYISSILMSLFMILVVTANNVYLAAIDITGVLILPCYLLSSMYLWKIAQKKEIFNDDPAKRNKSLFIGILSTIYCLWLLYAAGLNYLLISTIIYAVGIIFFWIARKENPEGDKHIFTKWEAVLAIILCILAIISIYLLITKKVSF, encoded by the coding sequence ATGACGAAATCAAATAGTCGAAAAATTGGACTCTTTGGTTTAATTGCAATGGTTGTCGGAGCGATGATCGGTGGCGGAATTTTTGATATTCCCCAAAATATGGCTGCCTCATCTTCGCTAGGTGCCGTCATTATTGCATGGATTTTAACAGGAATTGGTATGATGGGATTGGCCTTTACCTTTAAGATCTTAGCCGAAGAACGTCCAGATTTAAATATTGGTATTTATTCCTATGCTCGTGCAGGCTTTGGTAGATACGTTGGATTCAACTCAGCTTGGGGTTATTGGATTGAAGCAATTACAGGAAATGTAGCTTATGCTGTGATGCTTAATGACTCATTTGGGCACTACTTCCCTGTTTTACTTAAACACCAATGGCCAACGGTTATTTTTGGAATTGTATTAATTTGGATTTATAATTTTTTAGTTCTTAACGGAGTTAAAGAAGCAAGTTTTGTTAATAATATTACTGTTGTGATTAAGTTCATCAGTTTAGCAGTTATCTTAGTGTGCATGTTTATCTTCTTCCGTTTCCCAACCTTCTTTTGGGGATTCTGGGGACAAGGATTACATTTAGGTAACTTTATGGAACAAGTTAAGGCTCCAATGTTGGTTACTTTGTGGTGCTTCATCGGTATCGAAGGGGCAGTTGTAATCTCAAACCATGCCAAAAATAAGTCTGATGTTGGTAAAGCAACCGTTATTGGTTATCTTACTTCTTTAGTTGCTTATGTCATGATTAGTATTGTAGCTTATGGTATTTATCACCAACCTCATCTTTCTAAGCTAACTGATCCTTCAACTGCCTACCTCATGAAAAACTTACTTGGTCCTTGGTTTGTTGACTTTGTAACTATTTCAGTAATTATTTCTGTGGGTGGTTCTTGGATTGCTTGGACTGTGATGATGGCCCAATTACCATACGCTGCAGCTAAAGGACATGTACTGCCTTCATTCTTTGCACATGAAAATAAGAAAAAAGTTCCTAGTGTTTCCTTATACATTTCTAGTATCTTAATGAGTCTATTTATGATATTAGTTGTCACCGCAAATAATGTTTATTTGGCAGCAATCGATATTACTGGGGTCTTAATCTTGCCATGTTATTTACTAAGCTCAATGTACTTATGGAAGATAGCACAAAAGAAAGAAATATTTAATGACGATCCTGCTAAACGTAATAAGAGCCTTTTCATTGGAATTTTATCTACAATTTATTGTCTCTGGCTTTTGTATGCTGCAGGATTAAACTACTTATTGATTTCTACAATTATCTATGCGGTTGGAATAATCTTCTTCTGGATTGCTCGAAAAGAAAATCCAGAAGGTGACAAGCATATTTTCACAAAATGGGAAGCTGTTTTAGCAATTATTTTATGTATTTTAGCAATTATTTCTATTTACTTGCTAATCACCAAGAAAGTTAGTTTCTAA
- a CDS encoding phosphatidylserine decarboxylase family protein codes for MKQNEKFNVGQWLPSDQAFYDKWLKKVLKEAEEEENQKLLPPIQDFKDLIEGDQTLWNLFHMMFDEVPLKYEKTPMGTPAIHDYRQMLRALNRIMHRAPEFNTTGLVGFPINAILDWPMATKAGYVAFMDPRVNEKLRAILDYWGKFLQGPDSTYVLNRSKNGWLSDEALKSMEDAAYGDNFRTIFQTPNDDINNNFGFKSWDEFFTRTFNPGIRPVANPDDLDSIANACESAPYRIARNLPKQSKFWIKGQPYSLVDLLHNDPLTDQFVGGTLYQAFLSALSYHRWNSPVSGKIVKAYNLYGSYYSETLNQGFANPDGPDPAAPNDSQAYITQTASRAVIFIEADNPKIGLMAFVAVGMAEVSGNEITVKEGQHVNKGEQLGIFHFGGSTHVLLFRPGVDVEFNLHGQEPSLGSSNIKVRDEIGRVK; via the coding sequence ATGAAACAAAATGAAAAATTTAATGTTGGTCAATGGTTACCTAGTGATCAAGCCTTCTATGATAAATGGTTAAAAAAGGTTTTAAAAGAAGCTGAAGAAGAAGAAAATCAAAAGCTCCTTCCTCCTATTCAAGACTTCAAAGATTTAATTGAAGGGGATCAAACATTATGGAATCTATTCCATATGATGTTTGATGAAGTTCCACTAAAATATGAAAAAACTCCAATGGGAACTCCTGCTATTCATGACTACCGCCAAATGCTTCGTGCTTTAAATAGAATTATGCACCGTGCACCAGAATTTAACACAACTGGTTTAGTTGGATTCCCAATTAATGCAATTTTAGATTGGCCAATGGCTACTAAAGCAGGTTATGTTGCTTTCATGGATCCACGTGTTAACGAAAAGTTGCGTGCTATCTTAGATTACTGGGGCAAGTTTTTACAAGGACCTGATTCTACCTATGTCCTTAATCGTTCCAAAAATGGTTGGTTAAGTGATGAAGCTTTAAAGAGTATGGAAGATGCTGCTTATGGTGATAATTTTAGAACCATTTTCCAAACTCCTAATGATGACATTAACAATAACTTTGGCTTTAAATCTTGGGATGAATTTTTCACCCGAACATTTAATCCTGGAATCCGCCCTGTTGCTAACCCCGATGATTTAGATTCAATTGCCAACGCTTGTGAATCTGCACCTTACCGTATTGCACGTAACTTACCTAAACAATCTAAATTCTGGATTAAAGGTCAACCTTACTCATTAGTAGATTTACTTCATAATGATCCATTAACTGATCAATTTGTTGGTGGTACTTTATACCAAGCCTTCTTAAGTGCTTTGAGCTACCACAGATGGAATAGTCCAGTTAGCGGAAAGATTGTTAAAGCTTATAATCTTTATGGTTCATACTACTCAGAAACTCTTAACCAAGGATTTGCAAATCCAGATGGTCCAGACCCAGCTGCTCCAAATGATTCACAGGCTTATATTACTCAAACTGCTTCTCGTGCAGTTATCTTTATTGAAGCTGATAATCCTAAGATTGGTTTGATGGCCTTTGTAGCTGTAGGAATGGCTGAAGTTTCAGGTAATGAAATTACTGTTAAGGAAGGTCAACATGTTAATAAAGGTGAACAACTAGGAATTTTCCACTTTGGTGGTTCTACTCACGTTTTATTATTCAGACCTGGTGTCGATGTAGAATTTAACTTACATGGCCAAGAACCAAGTTTAGGTTCATCAAACATTAAAGTGCGTGATGAAATTGGACGTGTTAAGTAA
- a CDS encoding aldo/keto reductase: MSIFHDTYTLNNGVKIPRLALGVWEIPNDQTPKAVEEAIKIGYRHIDTAQAYGNEEGVGEGVRKSGIGRDEIFINSKVEAGIKNYKDAKASIDETLQKMRMDYLDMMIIHNPQPWNEVNQSSDRHFEGNLEAWRALEDAMKEGKLRAIGVSSFEKEDLDNLMVNSSTKPMVNQILCHIAATPLDLIKYSQDNDIVVESFSPVAHGAAMKDPEIVKMAEKYGVSVPQLCIRYDWQLNTVVLPKSANPEHMKANSEIDFEITSEDMDILKKMKPLDYGDASIFPVFGGKM; the protein is encoded by the coding sequence ATGTCTATTTTTCACGATACTTATACTTTAAATAATGGAGTTAAAATTCCTCGTTTAGCATTAGGTGTATGGGAAATTCCCAATGATCAAACCCCTAAGGCTGTTGAAGAGGCTATTAAAATTGGTTACCGCCATATTGATACTGCGCAAGCTTATGGTAATGAAGAGGGTGTAGGTGAAGGTGTACGTAAGAGTGGAATTGGTCGGGATGAGATCTTTATCAACTCTAAAGTTGAGGCGGGCATTAAAAATTATAAAGATGCAAAGGCCTCAATTGATGAAACACTGCAAAAGATGAGAATGGATTACTTAGATATGATGATTATCCACAATCCTCAACCTTGGAATGAAGTAAATCAATCAAGTGATCGCCATTTTGAAGGTAACCTAGAAGCTTGGCGTGCCTTAGAAGATGCAATGAAAGAAGGAAAGTTGCGTGCAATTGGGGTTTCTTCATTTGAAAAAGAAGATTTAGATAATTTGATGGTTAATTCTTCTACTAAACCAATGGTTAACCAAATTCTTTGTCATATTGCAGCGACTCCGCTTGATTTGATCAAATACAGTCAAGATAATGATATTGTGGTTGAAAGTTTCTCACCAGTAGCTCATGGAGCAGCAATGAAAGATCCTGAAATTGTGAAGATGGCAGAAAAATATGGTGTTTCAGTACCACAATTGTGTATTCGCTATGATTGGCAATTGAATACAGTTGTACTTCCTAAATCTGCAAATCCAGAACATATGAAAGCCAACAGTGAAATTGATTTTGAAATTACGTCAGAAGATATGGATATCTTGAAAAAAATGAAGCCACTAGATTATGGGGATGCAAGTATTTTCCCAGTCTTTGGTGGTAAAATGTAG
- a CDS encoding multidrug efflux MFS transporter: MSKSQAPIWKRNLRVLSVAVFIAGIAFSEIMPFLPLYINTLGHFTHAQLNFWSGFVFSGIYFVSAIVSPWWGKLADKKGRKLMILRASLGMAIVLAAMGLVTNVWQLFFLRMTQGFFAGFVSNSNALIATETPKEKSGQALGTMASSFTAGNLLGPFVGGALASAFSYRITFFITGALLLIAFFLSLFFVHEDDFKPITEKKLEKTSGVIHALRSPMLIFGLLLTTLIIQAANNSINPIVSLYVEQLMHNHGNVVFISGVIAALPGIATFLAASRLGAWGDRIGTHKIIIGGFIGATILFFLTAFVHNTWQLGILRFLVGFTDACLFPQVQTLLTKNSPTQVTGRIFSWNQSAMYIGNIVGPLLGSTVAGLSSYSMVFIVTAGIVLLNLILFRINVVKNLA; the protein is encoded by the coding sequence ATGTCAAAATCACAAGCACCAATCTGGAAACGTAACTTGCGAGTTCTTTCAGTTGCTGTTTTTATTGCAGGTATTGCATTTTCAGAAATTATGCCTTTCTTGCCACTTTATATCAATACCTTAGGGCATTTTACTCATGCTCAACTTAACTTTTGGTCAGGTTTTGTTTTTTCTGGCATTTACTTTGTCTCTGCAATCGTCTCGCCTTGGTGGGGAAAACTTGCTGACAAAAAAGGCCGTAAGTTAATGATCTTACGAGCCTCACTAGGAATGGCAATTGTTTTAGCTGCCATGGGACTAGTTACAAATGTTTGGCAATTATTCTTCCTAAGAATGACACAAGGATTTTTCGCAGGATTTGTTTCTAATTCAAATGCTTTAATTGCTACAGAAACTCCTAAAGAAAAATCAGGTCAAGCACTAGGGACAATGGCCTCTTCCTTTACAGCGGGTAACTTACTCGGGCCATTTGTTGGTGGTGCACTTGCTTCTGCTTTTAGTTATCGCATTACCTTCTTTATCACTGGTGCTTTACTGCTGATTGCATTTTTCTTATCATTATTTTTTGTTCATGAAGATGATTTCAAACCTATTACTGAAAAGAAACTTGAAAAAACTAGTGGTGTTATTCATGCCTTACGCTCACCAATGTTGATTTTTGGTCTCTTATTAACCACCTTAATCATTCAAGCTGCTAATAATTCAATTAATCCAATTGTATCTCTCTACGTTGAACAATTAATGCACAACCATGGAAACGTAGTCTTTATTTCTGGAGTAATTGCTGCGTTGCCAGGGATTGCAACTTTCTTAGCCGCTTCAAGACTTGGAGCTTGGGGTGATAGAATTGGTACTCACAAAATCATTATCGGCGGATTTATTGGTGCCACCATTCTTTTCTTCCTCACTGCTTTTGTCCATAATACTTGGCAACTTGGAATTTTGCGCTTTTTAGTTGGCTTTACAGATGCTTGCCTATTTCCGCAAGTACAAACTCTCTTAACTAAAAATTCTCCAACACAAGTTACAGGACGTATCTTTTCCTGGAATCAAAGTGCAATGTACATTGGAAATATTGTGGGACCCCTTCTTGGTTCAACAGTTGCTGGTTTATCTAGCTATAGCATGGTATTTATTGTTACTGCAGGAATTGTCTTATTAAACTTAATTTTATTTAGAATTAATGTAGTTAAAAATTTAGCATAA